In Streptomyces camelliae, the sequence TCCCGGTCGTAGCGGCAGGCGGTGACGTCCTTCCACGGCAGTGATCGCAGCCTGCGGTGCAGTTCGGGCTGGTCGGCCTTGACCACCAAGAGGTAGTGCGCCTTCTTCTCGTCCACCAGGAAGCGCGCATGCGCGCGCTGGGTGTGCAGGGCGTCGGCCGTGACGGTGGCCCCGGTCAGGTCGAAGGGCGCCAGTAGCGCGGCGAAGCAGGTGATTTCGTTGGTCTTGTCGGGGATCCGCAGCTGGGTGACGGTTCGGCCGTCGCCGGTCATCGCGGCCAGCAGGTGGGCTGCGGGCGTCTGGCCGTGTCGGGAGCCGCGGGCAGCCTTGCCGTCGAGCGCCACCGAGTCCGAGCCGGCAGGATCAGCGCCGGTCAGATCGGCCAGTCCGCCGGGGCAGACCAGGCCGACAATCCGCCGAATCGTGGCGGCACTCGGCGCGACGCGCACGCTCAACGACCCTACGACCCGGGCACCCAGTGAGCCAGGGCGTGCCGCGGCGCGTTGGCGGACCACTGGCCGATAGCCGTATACGAGCGTGCGCCGGCGACAACCGCGGAGGCGGCAACCAGCAGCACCGCCACGAACGGGTGACGCACCCCTCGACGTCGACGCGGATCCGGCAACAGCCGCAACCGCTCCACCAGCGACAACCCCGCAGTGTCCTCCAGAGCGGGCGACTTGATCAGGCAGACGGTGGCAGACTGACGACACATCGAAGCTCCGGTGGTGCGAGGCGACTTGGGAAGGTCACCCCGTTCAACCGGAGCTACGCTGCGTGCGTGACGGCCCAGCCCGCGCTCCTTGGACTGCCGCGACCTGCGGACCCTCAGGGCTGGTCGTACCAGGAGAACGCCGCGATCCGCCAGCCCTCCGGGGTGCGGACGAACTGGATGGTCTTGGTCCCGCCGCCCTCGAACGGCTCGCCGTCCAGGATGCCGGCCTTCCGGTACTCGCCGAAGCGCGACGCGATGTCGCCCGCGATCTCGGTTCGCTCGGAGGTCTCCCACTCCGAGAACTCGACCAACCGGCCGTCGGCGAGCAGGCGTTCGCGCGGCTCGATGAACTCGTCCACGGTGTAGACCGTGTACTTCGGCCCGGTCAGCACGATCACACCACCCGGAATGACCAGCCGGCGGATCCGGGCCACGTCTGCGGCCTTGCCGCCGCGGTTGTCGAAGGCTCCGAAGAACTCGGCGGCTATCGCGTCAATCTCGATCTTGGACATGGTGCGACGGTAACACCGCTAGTGCTCTGACCGGGAAGGTTCACCGGGTTGCCGTTCGCGGTGCGGGCCTCGCGGGCGATTGGATGTGACGACATCCAATCTGATGCGTGGAGGTGCGGTGGCGGAGCCGGTCAAGGTCCGCAGGCTGACCGATCAAGAAGGGCAGAAGCTTCAACAGATCGTGCGCCGGGGCAGCACCAGCACGGTGCGTTACCGGCGGGCGATGATGATCCTGGCCTCGGCCGGAGGTAACCGGGTCCCGGTGATCGCCCAACTGGTCCAGGCCGACGAGGACACCGTCCGCGACGTGATCCACCGGTTCAACGAGATCGGCCTGGCCTGCCTGGACCCTCAGTGGGCGGGAGGCCGTCCCCGCCTGCTCAGCCCTGACGACGAGGACTTCGTCATCGAGACGGCCACCACCCGCCCCCGTAAACCCGGCCAGCCCTTCACCCGCTGGTCCATCCGCAATCTCGCCGCCCACCTGCGCAAAATCCACGGCAGGATGATCCGCATCAGCCGTGAGGCCCTGCGGACGCTACTCGCCCGACGCGGGGTCACCTTCCAGCGCACCAAGACGTGGAAGGAGTCCACCGACCCTGACCGCGACGCCAAGCTCGACCGGATCGAGCACGTCCTGGAGCACTTCCCGGACCGCATGTTCGCCTTCGACGAGTTCGGCCCGCTGGGCATACGCCCCACCGGCGGCACCTGCTGGGCCGAACAAGGCCGGCCCGACCGGCTGCCGGCGACCTACCAACGCACCCACGGCGTCACCTACTTCCATGGCTGCTACTCCGTCGGCGACGACACCCTGTGGGGCATCAACCGCCGCCGCAAAGGCGCGGCCAACACCCTCGCAGCCCTGAAGTCGATTCGGGCCGCCCGCCCCGACGGCGCCCCGATCTACATCGTCTTGGACAACCTCTCCGCCCACAAAGGTGCCAAGATCCGCCGCTGGGCGAAGAAAAACAAGGTCGAGCTATGCTTCACCCCGACCAACGCCTCCTGGGCCAACCCCATCGAGGCGCACTTCGGGCCGCTGCGGCAGTTCACCCTCGCCAATTCCCACCACTCCAACCACACCGTCCAGACCCACGAGCTGCACCGGTACCTACGCTGGCGCAACGCCAACGCCCGCCACCCCGACGTGCTGGCAGCCCAACGACGCGAACGCGCCCGGATCCGCGCGGAGAAGGGCATCCGCTGGGGAGGACGGCCTCTGGCCACAGCGGCCTGACCGTCCCGGCACTGCGGTCACAGCGGCAGACAGTCGGGCCGCCGATCAGCTGACATGTGCGGCGATGATCCGTGCACACTCCATCGACTCGGCATGCGTGGTGTCCACCTCCAGGTCATAGACCATGCCCCGGTGGACCACGTCCGCCTGGGACGCCGCCATGCCGATGACCCGATCACCTCGTGCGACTTCACGGCCTGCGGCTACCGCACTGTCGCATCGGACACCGACCCACAGCACCCGCAGTTCACCCAAAGCCTTCTGCCATCGCTTCTGCGAGTCCGCTCCGCCGAGGAAGACCTCATCAACGATGACCCGGGCACCCGCACGGGCCATCGCGGCGACCCCCTCGATCCATGCCGCTTCCAGCGTCCGGAACTCCGGCCCGACGATCACCTGTCCGTCCGGAGCGAACTCGATCCCGGCATCCGACGCCTGCATGGACGCGGGCATGGCCTCAACCAGCGTGTCCGTCCCCAGGGCCAGCCACGGATCCGGCAGGACTGCCTGCAGACACCGAACGATCCCGGACTTCCCCGAGCTGGAACCACCGTTGAGAACGATCACCTCAGTCATCACCGCGCCACAGTAGAGGCACCGCAGCAACGCTCGAAACGGATTTCCGCGAACGCTGTACCGCCCGCCACAACCCGGTGAACCTTCCCGGTGGGCGATCTGGGCCAGGAACGCGTCACGGTGGCGCAGCAGGTGGACGCGGAACCGCAGGCGCCAGGCGGGAGACAGTCCGGCGACGGTACGGGGCCACAGATCACTCATGGCCGCCACGGCCGCAGCAGACCCGGTGGTGGGATCGTCGTCGATCACGCACGTCAGCGCCTGATAGACGGCGCGCACCTGATCGGAAGACCGGCCCATGGGGCCCTCGTCCTGCTGGTCGTCGAGGTGGAACAGCAGCGCCACCCACTGGGCGAACAACTCCACTGCCTCCACCGGTGATTCGGCAGGATCCGGGAGGCGATCAGGTGGAACCCGGCCGAGCCCAGGCGGCTCTCCTCGCCCGGACCCTCGGTCAGCCCGATACCGGCCGCCCACGCGCCCAGGCTCACGCCCACGCGGTTGGCCTCGGGATGGATGCGCCGCAGAACCGGGATGCTGAAACCCACAGGGTGGGCTGGTGGCGTCATCGAGGCTCCAGGATCGTGGGCGAGGGGCGCTCCAACGCGGGAGGCTAATGACGATCATTCAGTGCCGCCAGCCCGAGGCCGGTTCCGCGGCCAGCCAGGGGTGGTGTGTGCCAGGCGTCCAACGATCTGACTGCCCCTCCGCGCTGCGAGCCCTTCCACCTGCGCGAGAGGGCACCACGTTCCCTTGGCGATCCCGGCCCAGCGCAAGGCCCGCCGCGAGTACGAGAACCGGGTCAGCGCGCTCGCATCGACCGGACCATGATCATTCTCACCGGGATTTCCTGTACCGCAAACTACTCACACCCGAGCATGCTGCTGCGCGACGTCCAGTACCGCATCCGCGCCCAGGTCGTCCTGACCGAGCGAGGCCAGGGCGGGCGCGAGGAGAAATACCGGGAGCAGATGCGCCGCCGCGTGGACAAGGGCGCCTGCTTCGCCCAACCGTTCCTCGGCTGCCGTGAGTTCAGCGCCTCCTTCGGCCCGCAAACCGACACCGTGCCCATCGCACGGGACGAGGACCTGGGCGTGATGCTGCACTCCATCATCTATCCGGCCTCAGGGGGCGAGCAGTACCGCTGGTTCCACGCCAGCTGCGCCAGGGCGTGCTGACGGTACCGCTGCGAGCCCTGGGCGCGGGCGAGGTGGCCATGCCCGCCGGCTCCGGCTGGCGCGCCGACGGCGCTCAGGCGGGGTGAGGCGCCGATGCTGCTGCAACGGCTGACGGAAGTCGCCGAGCGGGCCGCGCTCGACGCCTGGGTACGCGCCGGGCGCAGTTGTGCCGCACGGCCTGTATCTGGAGGACTGGGCCGGCTTCCTGCGGCGCGCGAAGCGGCTGTGCGCCGTGCGGGGGCCGAGGAGGACGAAAGCGAGGCCGCTGGCTGATCCCCGGCCCGCTCCTGCCGCCTTCGGTCCACACCATCCGGCACTGCCTGGCCGCCACCCACCTCAACCCCGCCACCCCGTGGAGAACTTCCTGACCTGCGAGTCATGGCGCCGCCTCCACCAGACCCGCGCCATGGTCAGCCACTACCGACGCCGCGGAGACCCGCTCCCAGACCGCCTACAACTTTGGGCTCACCACCGGCCGATCCCACCCATCACCGATCCTCAAGATCTCCGGCCGTAGTACCCGTGAGTGCGGGAATCCGGAAGTCGCGCGTCAGTCAATCCATGCCTCGCCGTGTCGATACCGGTCCAAGCCCACAGCCGAGAACTCGTCCTCGCCGGCGCTTGCCACTACGCCCAACCGCCGCAGCGCTTGAGAGATCGGACTTCCGGCTGGCTGGAAGGGCTGGCCCTCCTCCACGTGGAGCGGGCCCAACACGACGGTGCCGTCATCCCACACGGCAGCCCGCTGCTCGCCCACGCCGCCGAAGAACTCAGCTTCCACGTAGGCCACCGGCCCACCGGCTGACCAGGCAGCAAGCGTCTTCTCGAACCCTCCTGGCAACCGCCAGAACCCCAACGCGCCTACGCCGCTGCCGTCTGCGACGGAATCGAACAGAGCGTCCGTCATCGGCATCAGCGACAGGCCCTGTCCGACCGACGCCAGCCGAGCGGCAGGCAGGCCCCGTGCCACACCCCGCAGCGCCTCCCCTCCAGCGATCACTGCTTGCAGGTCGTAACCCATCCCAACGCCCCCTCCAGATCGGGGTTGCGTCCTGGGAAGTGGTGTACGGGTTCGACCTGATCCGGGGGTTTGCTCCCGCGTCGGGGTGACGCCCGCATAGATGAACGGCCACCGGCTGATCTTCGAGATGTCGAGTCACGAAGGAGATCAGCACGATGACCGCACCCGACAGTCTGCCCCTGCACGCCCTCGCGGAGGACAACCTCGCAGCGGCGAGTCCCGATCTGCTGCGCGCGATGGTCAAGACGTTCGCGGACGCGCTCATGTCCGCCGAGGCCGATGCCCTCTGCAATGCTGAATACGGGCAGGTCAGCGACGAGCGAGTCAACCATCGCAACGGGTATCGCCTTCGCGAGTGGGACACCCGCGCGGGCACCGTCGAACTCGCCGTTCCCAAGCTGCGTCAGGGCAGTTACTTCCCGCACTGGCTGCTGGAGCGTCGCCGCCGGGCTGAGCAGGCCCTCATCAGCGTGGTCGCCACCGCCTATCTGCTCGGCGTCTCCACCCGCCGAGTGGAGAAGCTCGCCGAGAGCCTGGGCGTCACCCAGCTGTCGAAGTCCCAGGTCAGCGCCATGGCCAAGCATCTCGACGAACAGGTCGCCGCGTTCCGCAACCGGCCCCTGGACGCCGGCCCCTACGCGTTCGTCTGGGTGGACGCGCTCACGCAGAAGGTTCGCGAGGGCGGCCGCATCATCAACGTCCACGCGCTGATCGCGGTCGGCGTCAACGCCGATGGGCACCGTGAGATTCTCGGCCTGGACGTGGCCACTGCCGAGGACGGCGCCGGCTGGCTGGCCTTCCTGCGCTCCCTGATCGCCCGCGGCCTATCGGGCGTCCAACTGGTCATCTCAGACGCGCACATGGGCCTGGTCAACGCGATCGGGGCCACCCTGCCCGGCGCGAGCTGGCAGCGATGTCGTACTCACTACGCCCGCGCGTTGCTGAGCCAGGTGCCCAAGTCGGCCCAGCCGTGGGTGGCCACGCTGCTGCGGACCGTCTTCGAACAACCCGACATCGATGCAGTCCAGTCCCAGATGCGGCACGTCCTGGACGCATTGGAGGCCAAGTTCCCCAAGGCGGCAGCCCACTTGGACGCCGCTCAGGGCGATGTGCTGGCGTTCACCGCGTTCCCGCGCGAGATCTGGCGGCAGATCTGGTCGAACAATCCGCAGGAACGGCTCAACAAGGAGATCCGCCGCCGCACCGACGTGGTCGGCATCTTCCCCGACCGCACCGCCCTGATCCGCCTGGTCGGCGCGGTGCTGGCCGAGCAGAACGACGAGTGGACCGAAGCCCGCCGCTACATGGGACTCGACCTGCTGGCCAAGGCCCGCCTCCACCCGATCGAGTCAGAAACCGACGACACAGTCATCCCGACGGAACTCACCGCATAGCCTCAAAGAAGAGATCACCGAGTGGCCGTCGATACACCACTCCCGCGGACGTGACCCAGATCGGAGGCCCCATCTTGTCCCAGATGGGCGAACACGCGCGGTACTCCCTCCCAGGACCACCACACCCCCAGCGGGTTCTCGCCAGAGCACCGTCCAGATCCCTCGAACCCGCTGGTTTCGGTGTACGACAGCGGCCGGGCACCGGCGTTCCTGCGGACGAAGACCCAGCTGGCCAAGGTGCGGCACAAGCCCGCCGTGGGGCAGCGACCGGTCGCGTACATCTACTGGCTATGTCACTCGTCGCGGATGTCGTTCCGAGGTGATTTCGGGAGTCAGCCGCCGGTGCGGAGCCGTCAACCGCGCCTGAACGCAGGACTGTGCCGCGCTCGCTGCTGGCGGGCACGGCCAAATGTGACTGCGCGCTTCAGTTTGCGGGTAGCGCCGACCGGAACGCGCGGTGGCCTGTCGGTTCCCCGGCTGTACGGGGCCGGGAGGAAGCCTGCGGGGCAGACAACGGCGCCACGGCTCTTGGCCGTTGGGCGCGGATCGTGAGATCGTCCGCAGGTGACCGACGCTGCTGGGGAAACGATTTCGGCACGAACCGACGACCGCACCGCGTCCGTTTTGCGCTTTGCGGTGGAACTCGTCGCCTGGGTGGCGACTCCGTGGGCGCTGGCCGACTACTCGTGGCTGCTTGCCGCCCTGTCCGTGGTGCTCCTGATCGGCCTTCCCACGTGCTTCTCCACCCCGGGTGACAAGGCGAACGTGATCATCGCAGTACCGGGCTGGGTCACGATCCTTCTGGTGCTGCTCCAGCTCGCCGCGGCCGTGGCTTCCTCGTGGGTGGCCTGGCCTGCGTGGGCGGCCGGCTCCGTGACCCTGATGGCCGTCATCACCCTCGTCACGGAGCGTCGACGCTGGCGGTGGCTGGCCACCGGCGAACCACCCGTCACCTGAGGCGATCGACCGCCATCTGAGCGCTCAGCGACACCAAAGCACACAGGCTGGCCTCGTGGGAGGCCTACAGGTCGAAGTCCAGCGCCTCAATATCAGTGAACTCCACCATCAGCCCGTGGGCACGGCGGCCAGCGTCGCGGAAGTACATTTCGCCGAGACCTTCGGCGGCGATGTCGCGGAGTCGCTGTTCGGTGGCGCCGGCCTGCTGGGCGTCGAACAGGCGGGCGGCGTAGGCGGGTGGCAGGCGATGGTGAGGTGGCGCAGACGGGCGTCGTCGGTGGTGCCGGGCGCGGCGGTGAAACCGAAGAAGCGGGCTCGGGTGTCGATGACGAGGCCCGTGCTGGTGGCGGCCTGGCGGCGGGCCTGCTCACGCACACGG encodes:
- a CDS encoding nuclear transport factor 2 family protein gives rise to the protein MSKIEIDAIAAEFFGAFDNRGGKAADVARIRRLVIPGGVIVLTGPKYTVYTVDEFIEPRERLLADGRLVEFSEWETSERTEIAGDIASRFGEYRKAGILDGEPFEGGGTKTIQFVRTPEGWRIAAFSWYDQP
- a CDS encoding transposase family protein; the protein is MCRQSATVCLIKSPALEDTAGLSLVERLRLLPDPRRRRGVRHPFVAVLLVAASAVVAGARSYTAIGQWSANAPRHALAHWVPGS
- a CDS encoding type I-E CRISPR-associated protein Cas5/CasD — its product is MIILTGISCTANYSHPSMLLRDVQYRIRAQVVLTERGQGGREEKYREQMRRRVDKGACFAQPFLGCREFSASFGPQTDTVPIARDEDLGVMLHSIIYPASGGEQYRWFHASCARAC
- a CDS encoding IS256 family transposase; translated protein: MTAPDSLPLHALAEDNLAAASPDLLRAMVKTFADALMSAEADALCNAEYGQVSDERVNHRNGYRLREWDTRAGTVELAVPKLRQGSYFPHWLLERRRRAEQALISVVATAYLLGVSTRRVEKLAESLGVTQLSKSQVSAMAKHLDEQVAAFRNRPLDAGPYAFVWVDALTQKVREGGRIINVHALIAVGVNADGHREILGLDVATAEDGAGWLAFLRSLIARGLSGVQLVISDAHMGLVNAIGATLPGASWQRCRTHYARALLSQVPKSAQPWVATLLRTVFEQPDIDAVQSQMRHVLDALEAKFPKAAAHLDAAQGDVLAFTAFPREIWRQIWSNNPQERLNKEIRRRTDVVGIFPDRTALIRLVGAVLAEQNDEWTEARRYMGLDLLAKARLHPIESETDDTVIPTELTA
- a CDS encoding ISAs1 family transposase is translated as MRVAPSAATIRRIVGLVCPGGLADLTGADPAGSDSVALDGKAARGSRHGQTPAAHLLAAMTGDGRTVTQLRIPDKTNEITCFAALLAPFDLTGATVTADALHTQRAHARFLVDEKKAHYLLVVKADQPELHRRLRSLPWKDVTACRYDREIGHGRRETRVTRALTVTDLGSTSPTPPRLYASCAPAPTTGPEPSAARPSTRSQT
- a CDS encoding IS630 family transposase; translation: MAEPVKVRRLTDQEGQKLQQIVRRGSTSTVRYRRAMMILASAGGNRVPVIAQLVQADEDTVRDVIHRFNEIGLACLDPQWAGGRPRLLSPDDEDFVIETATTRPRKPGQPFTRWSIRNLAAHLRKIHGRMIRISREALRTLLARRGVTFQRTKTWKESTDPDRDAKLDRIEHVLEHFPDRMFAFDEFGPLGIRPTGGTCWAEQGRPDRLPATYQRTHGVTYFHGCYSVGDDTLWGINRRRKGAANTLAALKSIRAARPDGAPIYIVLDNLSAHKGAKIRRWAKKNKVELCFTPTNASWANPIEAHFGPLRQFTLANSHHSNHTVQTHELHRYLRWRNANARHPDVLAAQRRERARIRAEKGIRWGGRPLATAA
- the cpt gene encoding chloramphenicol phosphotransferase CPT gives rise to the protein MTEVIVLNGGSSSGKSGIVRCLQAVLPDPWLALGTDTLVEAMPASMQASDAGIEFAPDGQVIVGPEFRTLEAAWIEGVAAMARAGARVIVDEVFLGGADSQKRWQKALGELRVLWVGVRCDSAVAAGREVARGDRVIGMAASQADVVHRGMVYDLEVDTTHAESMECARIIAAHVS